Proteins encoded by one window of Corythoichthys intestinalis isolate RoL2023-P3 chromosome 20, ASM3026506v1, whole genome shotgun sequence:
- the mtmr6 gene encoding myotubularin-related protein 6, translating to MEHIRTPKVEQVRLLDRFSNKSTSGTLYLTATHLIFVEVSSNNSPSAGQEVWILHHHIASVEKLSLTTSGCPLVIQCRNFRVVHFVVQRERDCHDIYSSLLRLLRPVSYDELYAFSYNPKQNDQQREEGWQLIDLGAEFERMGVPCDQWQLTDVNRDYKICETYPRDLYVPITASKPIIVGSSKFRSKGRFPVLTYFYQEKKAAVCRCSQPLSGFSARCLEDESMLQAISKANHNSRFVYVMDTRPKLNALANRAAGKGYENEDNYSNIRFQFVGIENIHVMRTSLQKLLEVIGSRSLSMSDYLVGLESCGWLRHIKSVVDAAIFLAKAVTQEGASVLVHCSDGWDRTAQVCSLGALLMDPYYRTIKGFMVLIEKDWISFGHKFADRCDQLDGDPKEVSPIFTQFLECVWQLSEQFPQAFEFSEWFLLQIHEHVHSCQYGNFLGNNQRQREELQLRERTHSLWAHLMSEKSNYLNPFYSLSYTETHPVLEPSTLPYHFKFWRNMYHQFDRSMHPRQSVLKTILTGRENSRMAESKLQALESRLQQLGVTPVVSAELSIATPTREHRSLDKPFPPRPDSLILGAPVNHKEARRQQEEDEHEEIGEEATESADTERTVEGSSGTESRKQSYGELEGTYNNDVAKEEPAVVSLEFGVARMTC from the exons GTGGAGCAGGTGCGCTTGTTGGATCGTTTCAGCAACAAATCCACCAGCGGCACACTATACCTCACAGCGACGCACCTCATCTTTGTGGAGGTCAGCTCCAACAATTCCCCATCTGCTGGGCAAGAAGTTTGG ATTTTGCACCACCACATTGCATCTGTGGAGAAGCTCTCGCTCACCACCTCGGGCTGTCCATTGGTCATTCAGTGTCGTAACTTCAGAGTGGTTCACTTTGTGGTGCAGCGAGAACGCGACTGCCATGACATCTACAGCTCGCTTTTGCGCCTTCTTCGGCCTG TGTCGTACGATGAGCTGTACGCATTCTCGTACAATCCCAAACAGAACGACCAGCAGCGTGAGGAAGGCTGGCAGCTAATTGACTTAGGAGCAGAGTTCGAGAGGATGGGCGTCCCCTGCGACCAATGGCAACTCACAGATGTGAACAGAGACTACAAG ATTTGTGAGACATATCCACGCGACCTGTACGTCCCCATCACGGCCAGTAAGCCCATTATTGTGGGCAGTTCCAAGTTCAGGAGCAAAGGACGCTTTCCAGTACTTACTTACTTCTACCAAGAGAAGAAG GCGGCAGTGTGCCGGTGCAGCCAGCCTCTGTCTGGCTTTAGTGCACGCTGTTTAGAAGATGAGAGCATGCTTCAGGCCATCAGCAAAGCCAACCACAACAGCCGATTTGTTTACGTCATGGACACCAGGCCAAAA CTCAACGCACTCGCCAACCGAGCGGCGGGCAAAGGCTATGAGAACGAGGACAACTACTCCAACATTCGCTTCCAGTTTGTGGGCATCGAGAACATCCATGTAATGAGGACCAGCCTGCAGAAACTGCTTGAAG TGATTGGATCTCGGTCCCTCTCCATGAGTGACTATCTGGTAGGACTGGAAAGCTGCGGCTGGTTGAGGCATATAAAGTCTGTTGTGGATGCAGCAATCTTCCTCGCTAAG GCGGTGACCCAGGAAGGAGCCAGCGTTTTGGTTCATTGTTCTGATGGGTGGGATCGAACAGCGCAGGTCTGCTCCCTTGGAGCTCTACTCATGGATCCCTACTATCGTACCATCAAGGGTTTCATG gtaCTGATAGAAAAAGACTGGATCTCCTTCGGCCACAAGTTTGCAGATAG GTGTGATCAATTGGACGGAGACCCAAAGGAAGTGTCTCCCATCTTCACTCAGTTCCTTGAATGTGTCTGGCAGCTATCTGAGCAGTTCCCTCAG GCATTTGAATTTAGCGAGTGGTTCCTGCTTCAGATCCACGAGCACGTCCACTCATGTCAATACGGAAACTTCCTCGGTAACAACCAGAGGCAGAGAGAAGAGCTGCA gcTAAGAGAGAGGACTCATTCATTGTGGGCGCATCTAATGAGTGAAAAATCGAACTACTTGAATCCGTTCTACAGCCTCTCGTACACTGAGACGCACCCTGTGCTTGAGCCCTCCACTTTGCCCTACCATTTCAA GTTTTGGAGAAACATGTACCACCAGTTCGATCGCTCTATGCACCCTCGGCAGTCTGTCCTGAAGACCATCCTGACTGGGAGGGAGAACAGTCGGATGGCGGAGAGCAAGTTGCAAGCACTGGAGAGT AGGCTCCAACAGCTTGGCGTGACACCAGTCGTGAGCGCCGAACTCTCCATAGCCACTCCGACCAGGGAGCATCGTTCACTCGACAAACCCTTCCCGCCGCGCCCCGACTCTCTCATTCTGGGAGCGCCTGTCAATCACAAAGAGGCCCGTCGGCAGCAGGAGGAAGATGAGCACGAGGAGATCGGCGAGGAGGCCACCGAGAGCGCCGACACCGAGCGGACAGTAGAGGGCAGCAGCGGCACCGAGAGCCGTAAGCAGAGCTACGGAGAGCTTGAAGGGACCTACAATAACGATGTGGCCAAAGAGGAACCGGCTGTAGTGAGTCTGGAGTTTGGAGTGGCACGCATGACCTGCTGA